From the genome of Leptodactylus fuscus isolate aLepFus1 chromosome 1, aLepFus1.hap2, whole genome shotgun sequence, one region includes:
- the LOC142207614 gene encoding uncharacterized protein LOC142207614, with product MCVSGSGSSVGNILIRLCYSKIVTSVFFLSDDCTRSSEGHLISTDYKAEDHGITQDPYEEHVITPDIPSALQEKGLSSNSSQSVKQNERCNRDVIHQRIYTGEKPYSCPECGICFNQKSSVVEHQKTHKGEKPYSCPDCGKCFMGKSDVVIHRRIHTGEKPYSCPECRKSFSHKSNLVQHQKIHTGEKPFSCPECGKCFTHKSHVVEHQKIHTGEKPYSCPECGKCFILKSTLVEHQKIHTGEKPYSCPECGKCFTRKSNLVEHKRTHTGEKPYSCPECGKFFTQLSILVRHKRIHTGERPFFCTECGKCFTQKSHLVEHQRIHTGEKPYSCPECGKRFISKSELVKHQRIHI from the exons atgtg cgtctcaggcagcggcagctcagtggggaatatacttataaggttatgttattcaaaaatagtaacatcagttttcttcttgtcagatgactgtaccaggagctcagagggacatctgatatctacagattataaagcagaggatcatggtatcacacaagatccatatgaagaacatgtcattaccccagatataccctcagcccttcaggaGAAAGGTCTCTCTTCCAATTCATCACAATCTGTTAAGCAAAATGAAAGATGCAATAGagatgttatacatcagagaatttacacaggagagaagccatattcatgcccagaatgtgggatatgttttaatcagaaatcaagtgttgttgaacatcaaaaaactcacaaaggggagaagccttattcatgcccagattgtggaaaatgttttatggGTAAATCAGATGTTGTTATACatcggagaattcacacaggggagaagccttattcatgcccagaatgtagaAAATCTTTTTCtcacaaatcaaatcttgttcaacatcaaaaaattcacacaggggagaaaccattttcatgcccagaatgtgggaagtgttttactCATAAATCACAtgttgttgaacatcaaaaaattcatacaggagagaagccatattcatgcccagaatgtgggaaatgttttattcttaaatcaactcttgttgaacatcaaaaaattcatacaggagagaagccatattcatgcccagaatgtgggaaatgttttactcgcaaatcaaatcttgttgaacataaaagaactcacactggggagaagccgtattcgtgcccagaatgtgggaaatttttTACCCAGCTATCAATTCTTGTTAGacataagagaattcacacaggggagagaccatttttctgcacagaatgtgggaaatgttttactcagaaatcacatcttgttgaacatcaaagaattcacacaggagagaagccatattcatgcccggaatgtgggaaacgttttatctctaaatcagaacttgttaaacatcagagaattcacatatAA
- the LOC142207910 gene encoding uncharacterized protein LOC142207910 yields the protein MRNETHHITHTGKKPFSCAECGKCFAWKCSLYAHRRIHTGEKPFSCPECGKCFARKSHLLTHQKIHTGEKPYSCPVCGKCFTEKSHLVKHQRIHTGEKPYLCPECGKCFTEKSYLVTHQKIHTGVKSYSCPECGKCFVQKTDLVKHQRTHTGEKPYSCPECGKCFTEKSHLVTHQKIHTGVKSYSCPECGKCFVQKTDLVKHQRTHTGEKTYSCPECGKCFTVKASLVVHQRTHTGEKPYSGPECGKCFIAKLSLVQHQRTHTAVGHFLGNLPIELATLAEGFPRMVMDNSQLVCANCGLSRNNSPTSYIRSVAHHEASVCALVIDAVLGRLYLTIHIDLSLKLDEHRSASMRRGSVINSFKTKALPINIPQVLLIVLGSNYNFQWQLAFLRYLEIQITRSYSSLYSANCPSFFRELRAFLDKWSLCIFPFWDTLRWLR from the exons ATGAGGAATGAGACCCATCACATAACTCACACAGGAAAAAAGCCATTTTCGtgcgcagaatgtgggaaatgttttgcttggAAATGTTCTTTATATGCTCatcggagaattcacacaggggagaagccattttcatgcccagaatgtggaaaatgttttgctcggaaatcacatcttcttacacatcagaaaattcatacaggggagaagccatattcatgcccagtatgtgggaaatgttttactgagaaatcacatcttgttaaacatcagagaattcacacaggggaaaagccttatttatgcccagaatgtgggaaatgttttactgagaaatcatatcttgttacacatcagaaaattcacacaggggtgaagtcatattcatgcccagaatgtgggaaatgttttgttcAAAAaacagatcttgttaaacatcaaagaactcacacaggggagaagccatattcatgcccagaatgtgggaaatgttttactgagaaatcacatcttgttacacatcagaaaattcacacaggggtgaagtcatattcatgcccagaatgtgggaaatgttttgttcAAAAaacagatcttgttaaacatcaaagaactcacacaggggagaagacatattcatgcccagaatgtgggaaatgttttacggtTAAAGCAAGTCTCGTTgtccatcaaagaactcacacaggggagaagccatattcaggcccagaatgtgggaaatgttttatagcTAAATTaagtcttgttcaacatcaaagaacACACACAG CAGTGGGCCACTTTCTTGGTAACCTTCCAATTGAGCTGGCCACTCTTGCAGAAGGATTTCCAAGAATGGTGATGGATAACTCGCAGCTGGTCTGTGCCAACTGCGGGCTCTCCAGGAATAACTCACCCACAAGTTATATAAGGTCGGTTGCACACCATGAAGCTTCAGTGTGCGCACTTGTTATCGATGCGGTACTGGGACGCCTTTACCTGACAATCCATATTGACCTGTCACTGAAGCTTGATGAGCACCGATCAGCATCAATGAGGCGTGGCAGTGTG ATAAACTCCTTTAAAACCAAGGCACTGCCTATTAATATTCCCCAGGTTCTCCTGATTGTCCTCGGAAGTAACTACAATTTCCAATGGCAATTGGCTTTCCTTCGCTACCTGGAAATCCAGATCACTCGCTCCTACAGCTCTCTTTATTCTGCTAACTGCCCTAGTTTTTTCCGCGAGCTCCGGGCTTTCTTAGACAAGTGGAGCCTTTGCATATTTCCTTTCTGGGATACATTGCGGTGGTTAAGATGA